The following proteins are co-located in the Mesorhizobium sp. M1E.F.Ca.ET.045.02.1.1 genome:
- a CDS encoding RDD family protein gives MATARNPAALVRPLVTPEGVDLRVRLADAGTRASGFLLDVVIIITAAVVVSLVAIFGLGGLGMQDAEPLFIVWIIFIFLLRNVYFIAFESGRRAATPGKRMVGVRVASRSGAGLTLDQVIARNLMREIEVFLPLSILAARGGAGVADTLSTIFGLVWALLFSLFPLFNRDRLRIGDLLAGTWVVEAPKVALVEDLSLRKDPIAARFQFSAAQLDAYGIAELHKLEEVLRRDDYFAMKAVAETIGRKIGAKVEPVDSKAFLTAYYGELRAHLERKLLLGNRKADKYAR, from the coding sequence ATGGCAACGGCTAGGAACCCCGCCGCGCTGGTGCGCCCGCTGGTCACCCCGGAGGGCGTGGACCTGCGCGTGAGGCTGGCGGATGCCGGCACGCGGGCTTCGGGATTCCTGCTCGACGTGGTGATCATCATCACCGCCGCGGTCGTGGTCAGTCTTGTCGCGATCTTCGGCCTGGGCGGGCTTGGCATGCAGGACGCGGAGCCGCTCTTCATCGTCTGGATCATCTTCATCTTCCTGCTGCGCAACGTCTATTTCATCGCCTTCGAGTCAGGACGACGGGCGGCGACGCCCGGCAAACGGATGGTGGGAGTCCGCGTCGCCTCGCGCAGCGGCGCGGGCCTTACCCTCGACCAGGTCATCGCGCGCAACCTGATGCGCGAGATCGAGGTGTTCCTGCCGCTGTCTATCCTTGCCGCGCGCGGCGGCGCCGGCGTTGCCGATACGCTGTCGACCATCTTCGGCCTGGTGTGGGCGCTGCTGTTCTCGCTGTTTCCGCTGTTCAACCGCGATCGCTTAAGGATCGGCGACCTGCTTGCCGGTACCTGGGTGGTCGAGGCGCCGAAAGTGGCGCTGGTCGAGGATCTTTCGCTACGCAAGGACCCGATCGCGGCCCGCTTCCAGTTCAGCGCCGCGCAGCTCGATGCCTATGGCATCGCCGAACTGCACAAGCTGGAGGAAGTGCTGCGCCGCGACGACTATTTCGCGATGAAAGCGGTGGCGGAAACGATCGGCCGCAAGATCGGCGCAAAGGTCGAGCCGGTCGATTCAAAGGCCTTCCTCACCGCCTATTACGGCGAGCTCCGCGCGCATCTCGAACGCAAGCTGCTGCTCGGCAATCGCAAGGCGGATAAATACGCGCGGTGA
- a CDS encoding heme ABC transporter permease, producing the protein MSDTTSRLAGRADLANPTRFVGLAGKVIPWLAAAAAILLSVGLYMSFTAPEDFQQGITVRIMYIHVPFAWIAMMCYSIMAISALGTLVWRHPLADVALKSAAPIGAVFTALALITGSIWGKPMWGTWWVWDARLTSVFVLFLMYLGIIALTRALDDAGRAAWAAAIITLVGFINIPIIKFSVDWWNTLHQPASVFRLGGPTIDPSMLWPLAVMALGFTVLFFALHLMAMRTEIFRRRVIAMRRVAARHAEKAPPSPLVG; encoded by the coding sequence ATGAGCGACACCACTTCACGCCTCGCCGGGCGGGCCGATCTCGCCAACCCGACGCGCTTCGTCGGGCTGGCCGGCAAGGTCATTCCTTGGCTGGCGGCGGCCGCTGCCATCCTGCTCAGTGTCGGCCTTTATATGAGTTTCACCGCGCCGGAGGATTTCCAGCAAGGCATCACGGTGCGCATCATGTATATCCACGTGCCATTCGCCTGGATCGCCATGATGTGTTACTCGATCATGGCAATCTCGGCACTCGGCACGCTGGTCTGGCGCCATCCGCTGGCCGATGTGGCGCTGAAATCGGCGGCACCCATCGGCGCCGTCTTCACCGCGCTGGCGCTGATCACCGGCTCCATCTGGGGCAAGCCGATGTGGGGCACCTGGTGGGTTTGGGACGCGCGGCTGACCTCGGTCTTCGTGCTCTTCCTGATGTATCTCGGCATCATCGCGCTGACGCGCGCGCTGGATGACGCCGGCCGTGCCGCGTGGGCCGCCGCGATCATCACGCTGGTCGGCTTCATCAACATCCCGATCATCAAATTCTCGGTCGACTGGTGGAACACGCTGCACCAGCCGGCGTCCGTGTTTCGGCTCGGCGGGCCGACCATCGACCCCTCGATGCTGTGGCCGCTCGCCGTCATGGCGCTCGGCTTCACCGTGCTGTTCTTCGCGCTGCACCTGATGGCGATGCGGACGGAAATCTTCCGCAGAAGAGTGATTGCCATGCGCAGGGTTGCGGCCAGGCATGCCGAGAAGGCTCCCCCTTCTCCCCTTGTGGGGTGA
- a CDS encoding D-lyxose/D-mannose family sugar isomerase produces MKRSKINDIIREADAFIRSFGYIMPPFAYWSPEEMKAHKADSSAIFSSRLGWDITDYGQEKFDELGLFLFTVRNGRYEDMKLGMGMLYAEKIMISRKDQLSPMHRHNIKAEDIINRGGGKLVLELFMHDRDGGIDPKAEVSVPVDGTIHRLPAGGLLKLDPGQSVTLLPGVWHAFWAEGKDVLIGEVSTVNDDLTDNVFRDPIGRFSNVDEDVAPVHLLVSDYEKWVG; encoded by the coding sequence ATGAAGCGCTCCAAAATCAACGACATCATCCGCGAAGCCGACGCCTTCATCCGCTCGTTCGGCTACATCATGCCGCCCTTCGCCTATTGGTCGCCGGAAGAGATGAAGGCGCACAAGGCTGACTCTTCGGCCATCTTCAGCTCGCGTCTCGGCTGGGACATCACCGACTACGGCCAGGAGAAGTTCGACGAGCTCGGCCTGTTCCTGTTCACCGTCCGCAACGGCCGCTACGAGGACATGAAGCTCGGCATGGGCATGCTCTATGCCGAGAAGATCATGATCTCGCGCAAGGACCAGCTCTCGCCGATGCACCGCCACAACATCAAGGCCGAGGACATCATCAACCGCGGCGGCGGCAAGCTCGTGCTGGAACTGTTCATGCACGACCGCGACGGCGGCATCGATCCGAAGGCCGAAGTCTCGGTGCCAGTCGACGGCACCATCCACAGACTGCCGGCGGGCGGACTGCTGAAGCTCGATCCGGGCCAGAGCGTCACGCTGCTGCCCGGCGTCTGGCACGCCTTCTGGGCCGAGGGTAAGGACGTGCTGATCGGCGAGGTCTCGACCGTCAATGACGACCTCACCGACAACGTCTTCCGCGATCCGATCGGCCGCTTCTCCAATGTCGACGAGGATGTGGCGCCGGTGCACCTTTTGGTGTCGGACTATGAGAAGTGGGTGGGGTAG
- a CDS encoding IS110 family transposase: MQGKVLSEPNAMLAVYAGIDVCKEWLDVYVHPVGQGFRVTNDGCGLRRLKRQLQSLAVRRVIMEATSKYHRAAQRSLHEAGLHVAVVNPLRARLFAEACGQLAKTDKIDARLLALMGVALDPSETAPASLAIELLQEMVGARSAASAERTALINRLATFKSPFLRAELNRRLKALQSHIVRLEAEIGRLISADPVLARRYTILMSVPGIGPATAATLLAGLLEMGTLNAKQAAMLTGLAPVAHDSGPHVGRRAIKGGRKGVRNALYMAALSASRYNNDLAVFASRLRNAGKPAKIVLVAVMRKLVVMANALITQDRTWSPIAP, translated from the coding sequence ATGCAAGGCAAGGTATTGTCCGAACCGAATGCGATGCTGGCAGTCTATGCCGGCATCGACGTGTGTAAAGAGTGGCTGGATGTGTACGTCCATCCGGTCGGTCAGGGTTTTCGCGTGACCAATGATGGTTGTGGCCTGCGGCGGCTGAAGCGCCAGCTCCAAAGTCTTGCGGTGAGGCGCGTGATCATGGAGGCGACGTCCAAATATCATCGTGCGGCGCAGCGCTCGCTGCACGAGGCCGGATTGCACGTGGCCGTCGTTAACCCGCTGCGAGCTCGGCTGTTCGCAGAAGCCTGCGGCCAGCTTGCCAAGACCGACAAGATCGACGCCCGGCTGCTGGCCTTGATGGGAGTTGCACTCGATCCGTCGGAAACGGCGCCTGCTTCACTTGCGATAGAGTTACTGCAGGAGATGGTTGGCGCACGCAGTGCCGCCAGCGCCGAGCGTACCGCGCTCATCAACCGCTTGGCGACGTTCAAAAGCCCCTTCCTGCGCGCTGAACTCAACCGCAGGCTCAAAGCGCTTCAGAGCCATATCGTACGTCTCGAAGCCGAGATTGGACGCTTGATCTCGGCTGATCCCGTACTTGCCCGACGCTATACCATCTTGATGTCGGTCCCGGGCATCGGGCCGGCCACCGCCGCCACCCTCCTTGCCGGCCTCCTCGAGATGGGTACGCTCAACGCCAAGCAGGCGGCCATGCTGACGGGGCTCGCTCCAGTCGCCCACGATAGCGGCCCGCACGTGGGACGCCGCGCAATCAAAGGCGGACGCAAGGGCGTCAGAAACGCCCTCTACATGGCTGCTCTGTCAGCAAGTCGTTACAACAACGATCTTGCCGTGTTCGCCTCCCGGCTGCGCAACGCAGGCAAGCCCGCAAAGATCGTTCTCGTCGCCGTTATGCGAAAGCTCGTCGTCATGGCCAATGCGCTCATCACACAAGACCGAACCTGGAGCCCAATCGCTCCTTGA
- a CDS encoding D-TA family PLP-dependent enzyme yields the protein MASIDDLDTPAILIDAARAEANIRRAQAHADHHGLKLRPHIKTHKLPYWAKKQVAAGAIGITCQKIGEAEVMADAGLTDIFIPYNILGRAKLERLKALHGRVTLSVTADSHETLEGLAATFSDAGHPLQVLVECDTGMGRCGVQTPAEALALAKGIDQAKGLSFGGLMTYPAAGRAAEAEAWLRNARETLAATGLECQRISSGGTPDMWRSGEDSVVTEYRPGTYIYLDRYQVAKGVGTLDDCALTVLATVVSHPTPTRAILDSGSKALSSDTLGLPDFGELLGVPGALVTGLSEEHGNVTLADGASLRIGERVRVVPDHCCVVTNLFDKVHLIDGDKVLETLPVAARGRMG from the coding sequence ATGGCAAGTATAGACGACCTCGACACGCCGGCGATTCTGATCGACGCGGCCCGCGCCGAAGCCAACATCAGACGCGCGCAGGCGCATGCCGACCACCACGGGCTGAAGCTGCGCCCGCACATCAAGACGCACAAGCTGCCTTACTGGGCGAAGAAGCAGGTCGCGGCCGGCGCCATCGGCATTACCTGCCAGAAGATCGGCGAGGCCGAAGTGATGGCCGATGCCGGGCTGACGGACATTTTTATCCCCTACAACATCCTTGGCCGCGCCAAGCTGGAGCGGCTGAAGGCCCTGCATGGCCGCGTCACCCTCTCGGTCACGGCGGACAGCCATGAGACACTGGAAGGGCTTGCCGCCACCTTTAGCGATGCCGGCCACCCGCTCCAGGTGCTGGTCGAGTGCGACACCGGCATGGGCCGCTGCGGCGTGCAGACCCCGGCCGAGGCGCTGGCGCTGGCGAAGGGGATCGACCAAGCGAAGGGGCTCTCTTTCGGCGGGCTGATGACCTATCCGGCCGCGGGCCGCGCCGCCGAAGCCGAGGCCTGGCTGAGGAACGCGCGCGAGACGCTTGCCGCGACAGGACTGGAATGCCAGCGCATCTCCAGCGGCGGCACGCCGGACATGTGGCGCTCAGGCGAGGACAGCGTCGTCACCGAGTACCGGCCCGGCACCTACATCTATCTCGACCGCTACCAGGTCGCCAAAGGCGTCGGCACCCTCGACGATTGCGCGCTGACGGTGCTCGCCACGGTGGTCAGCCACCCGACGCCAACGCGCGCCATCCTTGATAGCGGCAGCAAGGCGCTTTCCTCCGATACGCTCGGGCTGCCCGATTTCGGCGAACTGCTCGGCGTGCCCGGCGCCCTCGTCACGGGCTTGAGCGAAGAGCATGGCAACGTCACGCTTGCCGACGGCGCAAGCCTTCGCATCGGCGAGCGCGTGCGGGTGGTTCCCGACCATTGCTGCGTGGTGACGAATTTGTTCGACAAGGTGCACCTGATCGACGGCGACAAGGTGCTGGAAACGCTGCCGGTGGCTGCGCGTGGACGGATGGGGTGA